A region of Streptomyces paludis DNA encodes the following proteins:
- a CDS encoding NAD+ synthase, producing MPQLRLALNQIDSTVGDLAANAEAIVHWTRHAAEQGAHLVAFPEMALTGYPVEDLALRSSFVEASRAAVRALAVRLDEEGLGELPVVVGYLDRAAESQQRYGQPAGAPRNAAAVLHRGGVVLNFAKHHLPNYGVFDEFRYFVRGDTMPVVRVHGVDVALAICEDLWQDGGRVPAARSAGAGLLLSINASPYEREKDDTRLELVRKRAQEAGCTIAFLAMIGGQDELVFDGDSIVVDKDGEVIARAPQFAEGSVILDLDLPAAAAEPPTGVVDDGLRIDRVVLSADPLPAYEPELTGGHADRLDDDEEMYSALVVGLRAYAAKNGFRSVLIGLSGGIDSALVAAIACDALGAANVYGVSMPSKYSSDHSKGDAAELARRTGLNFRTHSIEPMFDAYMGSLGLSGLAEENLQARLRGTMLMAISNQEGHIVLAPGNKSELAVGYSTLYGDSVGAYGPIKDVYKTYVFRLARWRNRAAEERGQTPPIPEASISKPPSAELRPGQVDADSLPDYDVLDRILDLYVDRDQGMDAIVAAGFDAELVAKTLRMVDTAEYKRRQYPPGTKISAKGFGKDRRLPITNRWRETTA from the coding sequence GTGCCTCAACTACGTCTCGCCCTGAATCAGATCGACTCGACCGTCGGGGACCTCGCCGCGAACGCCGAGGCGATCGTGCACTGGACCCGGCACGCCGCCGAGCAGGGGGCGCACCTCGTCGCGTTCCCCGAGATGGCGCTGACCGGTTACCCCGTCGAGGATCTCGCGCTGCGGTCGTCCTTCGTCGAGGCGTCCCGGGCCGCCGTGCGCGCGCTCGCCGTCCGGCTCGACGAGGAGGGCCTCGGCGAACTGCCCGTCGTCGTCGGCTACCTCGACCGCGCCGCGGAGTCCCAGCAGCGGTACGGGCAGCCCGCGGGCGCCCCGCGCAACGCCGCGGCCGTACTGCACCGCGGCGGGGTGGTGCTGAATTTCGCCAAGCACCATCTGCCGAACTACGGCGTCTTCGACGAGTTCCGGTACTTCGTACGGGGCGACACGATGCCCGTCGTCCGGGTGCACGGGGTGGATGTCGCGCTCGCCATCTGCGAGGACCTGTGGCAGGACGGCGGGCGCGTGCCGGCCGCCCGGTCCGCCGGGGCCGGGCTGCTGCTGTCGATCAACGCCTCGCCGTACGAGCGCGAGAAGGACGACACGCGGCTGGAGCTGGTCCGTAAGCGTGCCCAGGAGGCAGGCTGCACGATCGCGTTCCTCGCGATGATCGGCGGCCAGGACGAGCTGGTCTTCGACGGCGACTCGATCGTCGTCGACAAGGACGGCGAAGTGATCGCGCGGGCGCCGCAGTTCGCGGAGGGCTCGGTCATCCTGGACCTCGACCTGCCGGCCGCCGCCGCGGAGCCGCCCACGGGCGTCGTGGACGACGGGCTGCGGATCGACCGCGTCGTCCTCTCCGCGGACCCGCTGCCCGCGTACGAGCCGGAGCTGACCGGCGGCCACGCGGACCGGCTCGACGACGACGAGGAGATGTACTCGGCGCTGGTCGTGGGGCTGCGCGCGTACGCGGCGAAGAACGGCTTCCGGTCGGTGCTGATCGGGCTCTCCGGCGGGATCGACTCGGCGCTCGTCGCCGCGATCGCCTGTGACGCGCTGGGCGCGGCGAACGTGTACGGCGTGTCCATGCCGTCCAAGTACTCGTCGGACCACTCGAAGGGCGACGCCGCCGAGCTGGCACGCCGTACGGGCCTCAACTTCCGGACCCATTCCATCGAGCCGATGTTCGACGCGTACATGGGTTCGCTCGGGCTGTCCGGGCTCGCGGAGGAGAACCTCCAGGCGCGGCTGCGCGGCACGATGCTGATGGCGATCTCCAACCAGGAGGGCCATATCGTGCTGGCGCCGGGCAACAAGTCGGAGCTGGCGGTGGGGTATTCGACGCTGTACGGCGACTCCGTCGGCGCGTACGGCCCGATCAAGGACGTCTACAAGACGTATGTGTTCCGGCTGGCGCGCTGGCGCAACCGGGCCGCCGAGGAGCGCGGCCAGACGCCGCCGATCCCGGAAGCCTCGATCTCCAAGCCGCCGAGCGCCGAACTGCGCCCCGGCCAGGTCGACGCGGACTCGCTGCCGGACTACGACGTACTGGACCGGATCCTGGATCTGTACGTCGACCGGGACCAGGGCATGGACGCGATCGTGGCCGCGGGCTTCGACGCCGAGCTGGTCGCGAAGACGCTGCGGATGGTGGACACGGCCGAGTACAAGCGGCGCCAGTACCCGCCGGGGACGAAGATCTCCGCGAAGGGCTTCGGCAAGGACCGCCGGCTGCCGATCACCAACCGCTGGCGCGAGACGACGGCCTGA
- a CDS encoding bifunctional [glutamine synthetase] adenylyltransferase/[glutamine synthetase]-adenylyl-L-tyrosine phosphorylase, with amino-acid sequence MALPGRRSSTFTRLLRHGFTDPSAAERLLDLPEMAPVRSDPMLLDALGGAADPDLALRSLVRLTEAQRPDERRVLLDTVVTAKPLRDRLLGVLGASEALGDHLARHPGDWHVLETYEPADLHPGVAEFERVLAAATDPVSLRIAYRRSLLAIAARDVCGTTDVAEAAAELADLATATLRAALAIAKAAAPEDAAACRLAVIAMGKCGGHELNYVSDVDVIFVGEPVESADGAVDEGGAIRAATRLASHLMRICSESNMEGTIWPVDANLRPEGRNGPLVRTLSSHLAYYQRWAKTWEFQALLKARAVAGDPALGARYIDAVSPLVWQAAERDHFVPDVQKMRRRVVDNIPPGQVERELKLGPGGLRDVEFAVQLLQLVHGRSDPTLRGGSTLDALAALAAGGYVGRTDAAQLDEAYRFLRAMEHRIQLYRLRRTHLVPEDEADLRRLGRSLGLRGDPVAELNRAWKRHASVVRRLHEKIFYRPLLDAVAQLAPGETRLSPKAAGQRLEALGYADPVAALRHLEALSSGVTRKAAIQRTLLPVLLGWFADSADPDAGLLGFRKVSDALGKTPWYLRLLRDEGAAAENLARVLSAGRLAPDLLLRAPEAVAMLGDPHGLTPRGRDHLEQEVLAAVGRADTSEGAVESARGVRRRELFRTTAADIIGSYGTEESPAEKDPGALVDRVGNALTDLNAATLAGALRAVVRTQWGDTLPTRFAVIGMGRFGGHEMGYGSDADVLFVHEPREGVGEHEAAQAANAVVTEMRRLLQVPSSEPPLLIDADLRPEGKSGPMVRTLASYAAYYRRWSLGWESQALLRAEPMAGDAELGRRFIELIDPLRYPAEGLGEEAVREIRRLKARMETERLPRGADRTLHTKLGRGGLSDVEWTVQLLQMRHGHAVPALRTTRTRAALVAAGAAGLLAPEDARILDDAWVLATRVRNGAMLVRGRPGDTFPSDARELGAMGRYLGYAPGPTTPQGTRPPAAPASYSGDMLEDYRRTTRRARAVVDKLFYGTG; translated from the coding sequence ATGGCACTGCCGGGACGCAGAAGCAGTACGTTCACCCGCCTGCTGCGGCACGGCTTCACCGACCCGTCCGCCGCCGAGCGGCTGCTCGACCTGCCCGAGATGGCGCCCGTACGGTCCGATCCCATGCTGCTCGACGCCCTCGGCGGCGCCGCCGACCCCGATCTCGCGCTGCGCTCGCTCGTCCGGCTGACCGAGGCGCAGCGCCCCGACGAGCGGCGGGTGCTGCTGGACACGGTCGTGACGGCGAAGCCCCTGCGGGACCGGCTGCTTGGGGTGCTGGGGGCCTCCGAGGCGCTCGGTGACCATCTGGCCCGGCACCCCGGCGACTGGCACGTCCTGGAGACGTACGAGCCGGCGGACCTGCACCCGGGCGTCGCCGAGTTCGAGCGCGTCCTCGCCGCGGCGACCGACCCCGTCTCGCTGCGCATCGCCTACCGCCGCAGCCTGCTGGCCATAGCGGCCAGGGACGTCTGCGGTACGACGGATGTCGCCGAGGCCGCCGCCGAGCTGGCCGACCTCGCGACGGCGACCCTGCGCGCGGCCCTCGCGATCGCCAAGGCCGCCGCCCCCGAGGACGCCGCCGCCTGCCGGCTCGCGGTCATCGCGATGGGCAAGTGCGGCGGCCACGAGCTGAACTACGTCTCCGACGTGGACGTGATCTTCGTCGGGGAGCCGGTCGAGTCGGCGGACGGCGCCGTCGACGAGGGCGGGGCCATCCGGGCGGCGACCCGGCTGGCATCGCATCTGATGCGGATCTGCTCCGAGTCCAACATGGAGGGCACGATCTGGCCGGTCGACGCCAATCTGAGGCCCGAGGGGCGCAACGGTCCGCTCGTACGGACCCTCAGCAGCCATCTCGCCTACTACCAGCGCTGGGCCAAGACCTGGGAGTTCCAGGCCCTGCTCAAGGCCCGCGCGGTCGCCGGGGACCCGGCGCTCGGCGCGCGCTACATCGACGCCGTATCCCCGCTGGTCTGGCAGGCCGCCGAGCGCGACCACTTCGTCCCCGACGTGCAGAAGATGCGCCGCCGGGTCGTCGACAACATCCCGCCGGGCCAGGTGGAGCGCGAGCTGAAACTCGGCCCCGGCGGACTGCGCGACGTCGAATTCGCCGTCCAGCTCCTCCAGTTGGTGCACGGCCGCAGTGACCCCACGCTGCGCGGCGGCTCCACGCTCGACGCGCTGGCCGCGCTCGCGGCGGGCGGCTATGTGGGCCGTACGGACGCGGCGCAGCTGGACGAGGCGTACCGCTTCCTGCGCGCGATGGAGCACCGGATCCAGCTCTACCGGCTCCGGCGCACCCACCTGGTGCCGGAGGACGAGGCGGACCTGCGGCGGCTCGGGCGCTCGCTCGGGCTGCGCGGCGATCCGGTCGCCGAGCTGAACCGGGCCTGGAAGCGGCACGCCTCCGTCGTCCGGCGGCTGCACGAGAAGATCTTCTACCGGCCGCTGCTCGACGCCGTCGCCCAGCTCGCGCCCGGCGAGACCCGGCTCTCCCCGAAGGCGGCGGGCCAGCGGCTGGAGGCACTCGGGTACGCGGACCCGGTGGCGGCGCTGCGCCATCTGGAGGCGCTGTCGTCCGGTGTGACCCGCAAGGCGGCGATCCAGCGGACGCTGCTGCCGGTGCTGCTCGGCTGGTTCGCGGACTCGGCCGACCCCGACGCCGGGCTCCTGGGCTTCCGCAAGGTCTCGGACGCGCTCGGCAAGACGCCCTGGTATCTGCGGCTGCTGCGCGACGAGGGGGCCGCGGCCGAGAACCTCGCGCGCGTGCTCTCCGCCGGGCGGCTCGCCCCCGATCTGCTGCTGCGGGCGCCCGAGGCGGTCGCCATGCTCGGCGACCCCCACGGGCTGACCCCGCGCGGCCGGGACCATCTGGAGCAGGAGGTCCTCGCGGCGGTCGGCCGCGCGGACACGTCCGAGGGCGCGGTCGAGTCCGCGCGCGGGGTGCGCAGGCGGGAGCTGTTCCGTACGACGGCCGCCGACATCATCGGCTCGTACGGTACGGAGGAGAGCCCCGCCGAGAAGGACCCCGGGGCGCTGGTCGACCGGGTGGGGAACGCGCTCACCGATCTCAACGCGGCCACCCTCGCGGGCGCGCTGCGCGCCGTCGTACGCACCCAGTGGGGCGACACACTGCCGACCCGGTTCGCGGTCATCGGCATGGGCCGGTTCGGCGGGCACGAGATGGGATACGGCTCGGACGCGGACGTCCTCTTCGTCCACGAGCCGCGCGAGGGCGTCGGCGAGCACGAGGCGGCCCAGGCGGCGAACGCGGTGGTGACCGAGATGCGGCGGCTGCTCCAAGTGCCGTCCTCCGAACCGCCGTTGCTGATCGACGCGGATCTCCGTCCGGAGGGCAAGAGCGGCCCGATGGTCCGCACGCTCGCCTCGTACGCCGCGTACTACCGCCGCTGGTCGCTGGGGTGGGAGAGCCAGGCGCTGCTGCGCGCCGAGCCGATGGCGGGCGACGCCGAGCTGGGCCGCCGCTTCATCGAGCTGATCGATCCGCTGCGCTATCCGGCCGAGGGCCTCGGCGAGGAGGCGGTACGGGAGATCCGCCGGCTCAAGGCGCGCATGGAGACCGAGCGGCTGCCGCGCGGCGCGGACCGTACGCTCCACACCAAGCTGGGCCGGGGCGGGCTCTCCGACGTCGAGTGGACCGTCCAGCTCCTCCAGATGCGCCACGGCCACGCGGTGCCCGCCCTGCGCACCACCCGCACCCGCGCGGCCCTGGTGGCGGCCGGCGCGGCGGGCCTGCTCGCGCCGGAGGACGCCCGGATCCTCGACGACGCGTGGGTGCTGGCGACCCGGGTGCGCAACGGCGCGATGCTGGTACGGGGCCGCCCGGGCGACACGTTCCCTTCGGACGCCCGCGAACTGGGCGCGATGGGCCGCTACCTGGGCTACGCGCCGGGCCCCACCACCCCCCAGGGCACCCGGCCGCCGGCCGCGCCCGCCTCGTACAGCGGGGACATGCTGGAGGACTACCGCCGCACGACGCGCCGGGCGCGCGCGGTGGTGGACAAGCTGTTCTACGGGACGGGGTGA
- a CDS encoding DUF1648 domain-containing protein has product MTMPLVTDLLAITLVTVLGWSLPLLTRPELPFGVRVPPGYAADPAVVGERRRHARRVLGLGALAAAVTVVASAAAPDPYGTPAVTLAPALTLALADALLYGLAHRRIRAAKAREGWYAGTRQGITADTRLRTERVRLPWPWLAPAVLVLLATAAVGIARYGGLPPTLPTAHGLAVDASDRVRTTLMTAFAPVLVQAALTLLMPLLTAVLTRARPDLDAARPAGSARRYRAYLARLVRPIAFGTACANLTVLLLALRLWETRPLAGPLPPGPATALTCAPLALAVVAWLVFEFRVGQAGHRLPATPEEAAETSPLVQREDDRHWHLAGFVYANRTDPALFVHQRSGGPTWTMNLGHPATWTLIAALTLLAPLALTATR; this is encoded by the coding sequence GTGACCATGCCGCTCGTCACCGATCTGCTCGCCATCACGCTGGTCACCGTCCTCGGGTGGTCGCTCCCCCTGCTCACCCGCCCGGAGCTGCCCTTCGGCGTACGCGTGCCACCCGGGTACGCCGCCGATCCGGCGGTCGTCGGGGAGCGGCGCCGCCACGCGCGCCGGGTGCTGGGCCTGGGCGCGCTCGCCGCGGCGGTGACGGTCGTGGCGAGCGCGGCGGCCCCGGACCCGTACGGCACCCCCGCCGTCACCCTGGCCCCGGCCCTTACCCTCGCCCTCGCCGACGCGCTCCTCTACGGGCTGGCGCACCGCCGGATCCGGGCGGCGAAGGCCCGGGAGGGCTGGTACGCGGGCACCCGCCAGGGCATCACCGCCGACACCCGCCTCCGTACCGAACGCGTACGCCTGCCGTGGCCGTGGCTCGCGCCCGCCGTGCTCGTCCTGCTGGCGACGGCGGCCGTGGGGATCGCGCGGTACGGCGGGCTGCCGCCGACGCTGCCCACCGCGCACGGCCTGGCCGTGGACGCCTCGGACCGGGTGCGTACGACACTCATGACGGCGTTCGCGCCCGTACTGGTCCAGGCGGCCCTGACGCTGCTGATGCCCCTGCTGACCGCCGTACTGACCCGGGCGCGCCCGGACCTCGACGCCGCCCGCCCGGCGGGCTCGGCCCGGCGCTACCGCGCCTATCTGGCCCGGCTGGTCCGGCCGATCGCCTTCGGCACGGCCTGCGCGAATCTGACCGTGCTCCTGCTCGCCCTGCGCCTGTGGGAGACCCGGCCCCTCGCCGGACCGCTGCCCCCGGGCCCGGCCACGGCCCTCACGTGCGCGCCCCTGGCGCTCGCGGTCGTGGCGTGGCTGGTCTTCGAGTTCCGCGTCGGCCAGGCCGGACACCGGCTGCCCGCCACCCCGGAGGAGGCGGCCGAGACATCCCCCCTGGTCCAGCGCGAGGACGACCGTCACTGGCACCTGGCCGGCTTCGTCTACGCCAACCGCACCGACCCGGCCCTCTTCGTCCACCAGCGCTCCGGCGGCCCCACCTGGACGATGAACCTGGGCCACCCCGCCACCTGGACCCTCATCGCCGCACTCACCCTGCTCGCCCCACTCGCCCTGACGGCCACGCGCTAG
- a CDS encoding DUF3105 domain-containing protein has translation MASKSQSAERKARIEEMRRAERARERRSRIITITASALVVAALVGGGAFLLNKESDKKAAEKAAVAAPVTGEKSWDAEKLGRNHVTKAVTYPMTPPVGGDHDQVWMNCDGDVYDKAIPDKNAVHSLEHGAVWVTYNDKASDDDVKALAEKVKKTKYSMMSPVQDQKGAIMLSAWGKQVTVDSADDSRVDQFLTKYVQGAQTPEPGAACTGGLDAA, from the coding sequence ATGGCTTCCAAGTCCCAGTCCGCCGAGCGCAAGGCCCGAATAGAGGAGATGCGCCGCGCCGAGCGCGCCCGTGAGCGGCGCAGCCGCATCATCACGATCACGGCGAGCGCTCTCGTCGTGGCCGCGCTCGTCGGCGGCGGCGCCTTCCTCCTCAACAAGGAATCCGACAAGAAGGCGGCCGAGAAGGCCGCCGTGGCCGCGCCCGTGACCGGCGAGAAGTCCTGGGACGCCGAGAAGCTCGGCCGCAACCACGTCACCAAGGCGGTCACGTACCCGATGACCCCGCCGGTGGGCGGTGACCACGACCAGGTCTGGATGAACTGCGACGGCGACGTCTACGACAAGGCCATCCCGGACAAGAACGCCGTCCACTCGCTGGAGCACGGCGCGGTCTGGGTCACGTACAACGACAAGGCGTCGGACGACGACGTGAAGGCGCTCGCCGAGAAGGTCAAGAAGACCAAGTACTCGATGATGAGCCCGGTCCAGGACCAGAAGGGCGCGATCATGCTGAGCGCCTGGGGCAAGCAGGTCACGGTGGACAGCGCGGACGACTCGCGCGTCGACCAGTTCCTCACGAAGTACGTCCAGGGCGCGCAGACCCCCGAGCCGGGCGCCGCCTGCACGGGCGGGCTGGACGCCGCGTGA
- a CDS encoding pyridoxamine 5'-phosphate oxidase family protein, which yields MSKDSSHPPEHPPKVPRTELDPRYGDPAAEPLPWPRAVELLAGAEVFWLTTVRPEGRPHVTPLLAVWWDGALYFCTGADERKARNLAHCPEVVLTTGTNTLRAGCDLVVEGTAVRVADEGRLTALAEAWEAKYGPDWHVDVREGAFVVGGSHPALVFAVFPRTAFGFAKDPYGQTRWRFS from the coding sequence ATGTCCAAGGACTCCTCGCACCCCCCGGAGCACCCCCCGAAGGTCCCCCGCACCGAGCTGGATCCCCGCTACGGCGACCCGGCGGCCGAGCCCCTGCCCTGGCCGCGGGCGGTGGAGCTGCTGGCCGGGGCCGAGGTCTTCTGGCTGACGACCGTACGGCCCGAGGGCCGCCCGCATGTCACCCCGCTGCTGGCCGTGTGGTGGGACGGCGCGCTGTACTTCTGCACCGGCGCGGACGAGCGCAAGGCCCGGAACCTCGCCCACTGCCCGGAGGTGGTCCTCACCACGGGCACGAACACCCTCCGCGCCGGCTGCGACCTGGTGGTCGAGGGTACGGCCGTACGCGTGGCCGACGAGGGCCGGCTGACCGCGCTGGCGGAGGCGTGGGAGGCCAAGTACGGCCCGGACTGGCATGTCGACGTACGGGAGGGGGCCTTCGTCGTCGGCGGCAGCCATCCGGCGCTGGTCTTCGCGGTCTTCCCCCGTACGGCCTTCGGCTTCGCCAAGGACCCGTACGGCCAGACGCGCTGGCGCTTCTCGTGA
- a CDS encoding GntR family transcriptional regulator — protein MQLSLDADSETPIYQQIRDRIVEAIATGELVAGSALPSTRQLGTDLAINFHTVNKAYDLLRQEGLIRVNRKSGAVVRRDPRSGPPEAPFPDDWQARLRTLLAEAAAQGVDQDEVRRRVGGVLDTFTARDLTETETETEVEAETKTEGARA, from the coding sequence GTGCAACTGAGCCTTGACGCCGACAGCGAGACGCCGATCTATCAGCAGATCCGGGACCGGATCGTGGAAGCCATCGCCACCGGCGAGCTGGTGGCGGGCTCGGCCCTGCCCTCGACCCGGCAGCTGGGCACGGATCTGGCCATCAACTTCCACACCGTGAACAAGGCGTACGACCTGCTGCGCCAGGAAGGGCTCATCCGGGTCAACCGCAAGAGCGGTGCCGTCGTACGGCGCGATCCGCGCTCCGGGCCGCCCGAGGCGCCCTTCCCGGACGACTGGCAGGCCCGGCTGCGCACGCTGCTCGCCGAGGCCGCGGCCCAGGGGGTCGACCAGGACGAGGTACGGCGGCGGGTGGGGGGTGTGCTGGACACGTTCACCGCGCGCGACCTCACGGAGACGGAAACGGAAACGGAAGTGGAAGCGGAAACGAAAACGGAAGGGGCCAGGGCGTGA
- a CDS encoding MarR family winged helix-turn-helix transcriptional regulator: MAEQAKSGPVTPDPAPGAARDPAPDPAPDPASDAGVDEVTHAVLAASRLLVDISVRCLASVGEPVTLPQLRLLVVLAAHGDAKLVEVAERLGVNPSTAMRMLDRLIAAGLADRQSNPDDRRRTRLRLTPAGHALVERVTAARHREIAAIVARMAPAQRVALVGALAAFTEAGDEPPAEPYPYPYPPDWPSNAK, translated from the coding sequence ATGGCCGAGCAAGCGAAGAGCGGACCGGTGACGCCCGACCCGGCGCCCGGCGCGGCCCGCGACCCGGCGCCCGATCCGGCGCCCGATCCGGCCTCCGACGCGGGCGTCGACGAGGTGACCCACGCGGTGCTGGCCGCGTCCCGCCTGCTGGTCGACATCTCCGTACGCTGCCTCGCCTCCGTCGGCGAACCGGTCACCCTGCCGCAGCTGCGGCTGCTCGTGGTCCTCGCCGCCCATGGCGACGCCAAGCTCGTGGAGGTCGCCGAGCGGCTCGGGGTGAATCCGTCGACCGCCATGCGCATGCTCGACCGGCTGATCGCCGCCGGGCTGGCCGACCGGCAGAGCAACCCCGACGACCGCCGCCGCACAAGGCTGCGGCTCACCCCGGCCGGTCACGCCCTGGTCGAACGCGTCACCGCCGCGCGCCACCGGGAGATCGCCGCGATCGTGGCGCGGATGGCCCCGGCACAGCGTGTCGCCCTGGTCGGCGCGCTCGCCGCGTTCACGGAGGCGGGCGACGAGCCCCCGGCAGAGCCGTACCCGTACCCGTATCCGCCGGACTGGCCGAGTAACGCAAAGTAG
- a CDS encoding DUF305 domain-containing protein encodes MPAPRRRVTRTQWAAGVAVVLALVFAGTAAVASAGRDSGSGASGARTPSSDSADAGFARDMAVHHQQAVEMSFIVRDSTDDEEIRRLAYDIANTQANQRGMLLGWLDLWGLPKLESGTEPMAWMAASASGDGDAHSSMDSMEGMADDHGAYEAHDGSLMAGMATRTELESLRKARGKQAEILYLQLMTDHHKGGVTMAQGCVQLCAVDTEKSLAAGMVAAQESEMKLMADLLAARGAKPRA; translated from the coding sequence GTGCCCGCGCCCCGTCGCCGTGTCACCCGTACGCAGTGGGCGGCCGGTGTCGCCGTCGTCCTGGCGCTGGTCTTCGCCGGTACGGCCGCGGTCGCGTCGGCCGGGCGCGACAGCGGCTCCGGCGCGTCCGGTGCCCGTACCCCGTCGTCGGACTCGGCGGACGCGGGCTTCGCCCGTGACATGGCCGTCCACCACCAGCAGGCGGTGGAGATGTCCTTCATCGTCCGGGACAGCACGGACGACGAGGAGATACGCCGGCTGGCGTACGACATCGCCAACACCCAGGCGAACCAGCGCGGGATGCTGCTGGGCTGGCTGGACCTGTGGGGGCTGCCGAAGCTGGAGTCCGGTACGGAGCCGATGGCCTGGATGGCCGCGTCGGCCTCCGGGGACGGGGACGCGCACAGCTCCATGGACAGCATGGAGGGCATGGCGGACGACCACGGCGCCTACGAGGCCCACGACGGCTCCCTGATGGCCGGCATGGCCACCAGGACGGAGCTGGAGAGCCTCAGGAAGGCCCGCGGCAAGCAGGCCGAGATCCTCTACCTCCAGCTGATGACCGACCACCACAAGGGCGGCGTCACGATGGCGCAGGGCTGCGTTCAGCTCTGCGCGGTCGATACGGAGAAGAGCCTGGCGGCCGGCATGGTCGCCGCGCAGGAGTCGGAGATGAAGCTGATGGCCGACCTGCTGGCGGCGCGGGGCGCGAAGCCGCGCGCGTAG
- a CDS encoding glutamine synthetase family protein, protein MDKQQEFVLRTLEERDVRFVRLWFTDVLGFLKSVAVAPAELEQAFDEGIGFDGSAIEGFARVYESDMIAKPDPGTFQILPWRAEAPGTARMFCDILMPDGSPSFADPRYVLKRMLAKTSDLGFTFYTHPEIEFFLLKDKPVDGSRPTPADSSGYFDHTPQNVGMDFRRQAITMLESMGISVEFSHHEGAPGQQEIDLRYADALSTADNIMTFRLIMKQVALEQGVQATFMPKPFSEYPGSGMHTHLSLFEGDRNAFYESGAEYQLSKVGRSFIAGLLRHAAEISAVTNQWVNSYKRIWGGSSRTAGSGGEAPSYICWGHNNRSALIRVPMYKPGKTGSARVEVRSIDSGANPYLTYAVLLAAGLKGIEEGYELPAGADDDVWALSDSERRAMGIEPLPQNLGEAISLMERSELVAETLGEHVFDFFLRNKKQEWEEYRSEVTAFELKKNLPVL, encoded by the coding sequence ATGGACAAGCAGCAGGAATTTGTTCTCCGCACGCTGGAGGAGCGGGACGTCCGCTTCGTGCGTCTCTGGTTCACCGATGTTCTCGGCTTCCTGAAGTCGGTCGCCGTCGCACCCGCGGAGCTGGAGCAGGCTTTCGACGAAGGCATCGGCTTCGACGGCTCCGCCATCGAGGGCTTCGCCCGGGTGTACGAGTCCGACATGATCGCCAAGCCCGATCCGGGCACCTTCCAGATCCTGCCCTGGCGCGCGGAGGCCCCCGGCACGGCCAGGATGTTCTGCGACATCCTGATGCCCGACGGCTCGCCGTCCTTCGCGGACCCGCGCTATGTGCTCAAGCGGATGCTCGCCAAGACCTCGGACCTGGGCTTCACCTTCTACACCCACCCCGAGATCGAGTTCTTCCTGCTCAAGGACAAGCCCGTCGACGGCAGCCGCCCCACCCCCGCCGACAGCTCCGGCTACTTCGACCACACCCCGCAGAACGTGGGGATGGACTTCCGGCGCCAGGCGATCACGATGCTCGAATCGATGGGCATCTCGGTGGAGTTCAGCCACCACGAGGGCGCCCCGGGCCAGCAGGAGATCGACCTGCGGTACGCGGACGCGCTGTCGACGGCCGACAACATCATGACGTTCCGCCTGATCATGAAGCAGGTCGCCCTGGAGCAGGGCGTCCAGGCGACGTTCATGCCGAAGCCGTTCTCCGAGTACCCCGGCTCCGGCATGCACACCCACCTCTCCCTCTTCGAGGGAGACCGCAACGCGTTCTACGAGTCCGGCGCGGAGTACCAGCTGTCCAAGGTCGGCCGCTCCTTCATCGCGGGGCTGCTGCGCCACGCGGCGGAGATCTCGGCCGTCACCAACCAGTGGGTCAACTCGTACAAGCGCATCTGGGGCGGCTCGTCCCGCACCGCGGGCTCGGGCGGCGAGGCCCCCTCGTACATCTGCTGGGGTCACAACAACCGCTCCGCGCTGATCCGCGTCCCGATGTACAAGCCCGGCAAGACCGGCTCCGCCCGTGTCGAGGTCCGCTCGATCGACTCGGGCGCCAACCCGTACCTGACGTACGCGGTGCTCCTGGCCGCCGGCCTCAAGGGCATCGAGGAGGGCTACGAACTCCCGGCGGGCGCCGACGACGACGTCTGGGCCCTCTCCGACTCCGAGCGCCGTGCGATGGGCATCGAGCCCCTCCCGCAGAACCTGGGCGAGGCGATCTCCCTGATGGAGCGGAGCGAACTGGTCGCCGAGACCCTCGGCGAGCACGTCTTCGACTTCTTCCTCCGCAACAAGAAGCAGGAGTGGGAGGAGTACCGCTCCGAGGTCACGGCCTTCGAGCTGAAGAAGAACCTGCCGGTGCTGTAA